From the genome of Lentilactobacillus buchneri, one region includes:
- a CDS encoding ISL3 family transposase, producing MSNDTTKMLLGIDDEHLIIEEGQVGDDGVIRLVGSLNYTPKACRNCGIINDHQIIGYGWRKTTIRFAKTLGSTVILCLNRRNFHCKACHTNFLAQTNAVPKHCTISNTTRKQCLEKLTEPVSLKHIADELSTSDSFVGRQLLRAERDFQTNWHYLPKVLLMDEVKSTKSATDAMSFEFMDAETHELIDLLPFRTIYQLQKYFQHYDQAARENVKIIVTDMNYTYPKLVGQIFPNAIVVIDPFHLVNALNRAFNKTRVRLMKTLATSSREYHALKRYWKLLLTPENHLNYEAFRKWTNFPYPATATDVVDALLDIDPELKQTYNVMNRLRETIKNRDWPNYNQVFHHLEGCSEEMLATLQTLATHHDEIGNTFTHHYTNGPLEGSNNKIKVIKRTGFGYRNFFRFRLRVLFAFRVHTKRALITK from the coding sequence ATGTCAAATGATACTACGAAAATGTTGTTAGGAATAGATGATGAACACTTAATAATTGAGGAAGGACAAGTGGGTGATGATGGAGTGATTCGATTGGTGGGGTCCCTAAACTACACCCCCAAGGCATGCCGCAATTGTGGGATTATCAATGATCACCAAATTATTGGCTATGGTTGGCGGAAGACCACCATTAGATTCGCAAAAACATTGGGCAGCACCGTTATCCTGTGTCTCAATCGGCGAAACTTTCACTGTAAGGCTTGTCATACCAATTTCCTGGCGCAGACGAATGCGGTGCCGAAACACTGCACGATTTCAAATACGACCCGCAAACAATGCTTAGAAAAACTGACCGAACCGGTTTCGCTCAAACACATTGCCGATGAGTTATCCACTTCGGATTCATTCGTTGGTCGGCAGCTCTTGCGCGCTGAACGGGACTTTCAAACCAACTGGCACTATTTACCAAAAGTTCTCCTCATGGACGAAGTTAAAAGCACTAAGAGCGCCACCGACGCGATGAGCTTTGAATTTATGGATGCGGAAACCCACGAATTGATCGACCTGTTACCCTTTAGGACCATCTATCAGCTTCAAAAGTATTTCCAGCATTACGACCAGGCTGCGCGAGAAAATGTGAAAATTATCGTCACCGATATGAACTATACCTATCCCAAATTGGTGGGGCAGATCTTTCCGAACGCCATCGTTGTCATCGATCCGTTCCACTTGGTTAACGCTTTAAATCGAGCTTTTAATAAGACGCGGGTGCGCCTCATGAAAACCCTGGCGACTTCCTCACGCGAGTATCACGCCCTAAAACGCTATTGGAAACTATTATTAACGCCGGAAAATCACCTCAACTACGAAGCTTTCCGTAAGTGGACAAACTTCCCTTATCCAGCGACTGCCACTGATGTGGTTGATGCTTTATTGGACATTGATCCCGAGCTCAAGCAAACTTACAACGTGATGAATCGGTTACGTGAAACCATCAAAAACCGTGATTGGCCCAACTATAATCAAGTATTCCATCACTTAGAGGGCTGCTCGGAAGAGATGTTGGCAACCCTCCAGACCCTAGCGACTCATCATGATGAAATTGGCAATACCTTTACTCACCATTACACCAACGGGCCCTTAGAAGGTTCAAACAACAAGATTAAAGTCATTAAACGCACTGGATTTGGTTACCGAAACTTCTTCAGATTCCGGCTAAGAGTGCTGTTCGCTTTTCGAGTTCATACAAAAAGAGCTCTAATCACCAAGTGA
- a CDS encoding MgtC/SapB family protein translates to MTAYVLYQLEWILRLFVAAICGGLVGYERKVRLKTAGIRTHMLVAVGSALFMIISKYGFFDVINHADVSLDPSRIASQVVTGIGFIGAGAIITRNHKIDGLTTAAGLWATAAIGLAIGADMYVIGIAGTLCILVTQTIVRQIRAFKRYPNRSLLRLQVTFNGELASMDELPGRLRAIGSADIRMRIVAYKPDSFSLEVRVKLQHKMDPDEFIRQMSDLVDVRKIEVLD, encoded by the coding sequence ATGACCGCTTATGTTTTGTACCAACTCGAATGGATTTTAAGGCTATTTGTGGCCGCAATTTGTGGTGGCCTCGTCGGTTATGAGCGGAAGGTGCGGTTAAAGACCGCTGGGATTCGAACCCATATGTTAGTGGCGGTTGGATCTGCGCTGTTCATGATCATTTCGAAATATGGTTTCTTTGATGTCATCAACCATGCGGATGTCAGCTTGGACCCTTCTCGAATTGCCTCGCAGGTTGTTACTGGAATTGGTTTTATTGGCGCCGGGGCAATCATTACCCGAAATCACAAGATTGACGGGTTAACCACCGCGGCCGGTCTGTGGGCGACCGCTGCAATTGGCCTGGCAATTGGGGCTGACATGTATGTTATCGGCATTGCTGGGACGTTGTGCATCCTAGTTACCCAGACCATCGTCCGTCAGATTCGGGCATTCAAACGATACCCTAACCGTTCCTTACTTCGCCTGCAAGTGACTTTTAACGGCGAACTGGCCTCGATGGATGAGCTGCCGGGCCGCCTGCGAGCGATCGGCAGTGCTGATATCCGAATGAGAATCGTCGCTTACAAACCGGATTCGTTCTCACTGGAAGTCCGGGTAAAATTGCAGCATAAAATGGATCCGGACGAGTTTATCCGCCAAATGAGTGATTTGGTCGATGTACGGAAGATTGAAGTGCTGGATTAA